One region of Fragaria vesca subsp. vesca linkage group LG4, FraVesHawaii_1.0, whole genome shotgun sequence genomic DNA includes:
- the LOC101304961 gene encoding F-box protein At1g47340-like, producing the protein MRIRYVCKSWFTITRNPSFVSAYRNFHRPSVRQSHLLLITWEKATKQHHLFSSEINEGDEITTPTTQHLLSLSCTSCVNYGAQSANGLICLHLSNYGGVFDNPSYPVRVLNPTTLECITLPHSSCIHPTSDVTYHFGFNPLADEYKVLQVQRLSCKGEHSWVYKIFTLGASSWRRIEEDLDVDRLAPFDSSNSYFCKGVYADGVMYWLTRDVILTFEFGDEKFRVMPLPQCSRLYCRPKLVEVSGCLSIIGLQDKEMELWILKDYRNQVWVNENTQRYVVQPPKRAEYLIPLGTIHSGELLLRSHMRKIGRTVMVHFYNRKSNILKSRQIGLPEFMFPGDSCLQPLTLFEGGSIVPLR; encoded by the coding sequence ATGCGCATTAGATATGTCTGCAAGTCTTGGTTTACTATCACCCGAAACCCTAGTTTCGTCAGCGCCTACCGTAACTTCCACCGCCCCAGCGTTAGGCAATCGCACCTCCTCCTCATCACTTGGGAAAAAGCAACAAAGCAGCACCACCTCTTCTCTTCTGAAATCAACGAAGGTGACGAAATTACAACACCCACCACCCAACACCTTTTATCTTTGTCCTGCACTAGTTGTGTTAACTATGGTGCACAAAGTGCGAATGGCTTGATCTGTCTTCATCTTTCAAACTATGGTGGTGTTTTCGATAATCCGAGTTACCCTGTTAGAGTTCTTAATCCTACAACCCTAGAGTGCATTACTCTGCCTCATTCCTCATGCATTCACCCCACATCCGATGTCACATACCACTTCGGGTTCAATCCTCTTGCAGACGAGTATAAGGTGCTTCAAGTTCAACGGTTGTCATGCAAGGGTGAGCATAGTTGGGTGTATAAGATTTTTACCTTAGGAGCAAGTTCATGGAGGCGCATTGAGGAAGACCTTGATGTTGATCGTCTAGCCCCTTTTGATTCTTCTAATAGCTACTTTTGTAAGGGTGTTTATGCCGATGGGGTCATGTATTGGTTGACAAGGGATGTCATATTGACTTTCGAATTTGGAGACGAGAAATTCAGAGTTATGCCACTTCCACAATGCAGTCGTCTCTACTGCCGTCCTAAGCTTGTTGAAGTGAGCGGATGCTTGTCTATAATAGGGCTTCAAGATAAAGAGATGGAGTTGTGGATCTTAAAGGATTACCGAAATCAGGTGTGGGTTAATGAAAATACACAAAGATATGTGGTTCAACCACCGAAGAGAGCAGAATATCTTATTCCTTTGGGTACAATCCACAGCGGTGAGCTACTTCTCCGATCTCATATGAGAAAAATAGGAAGGACTGTGATGGTGCACTTTTATAACAGGAAGAGTAATATATTGAAGAGCAGACAAATTGGGTTGCCAGAATTTATGTTTCCGGGTGATAGTTGCTTGCAGCCACTTACTCTTTTTGAAGGAGGAAGCATTGTTCCCTTACGATAA